A region from the Desulfoglaeba alkanexedens ALDC genome encodes:
- a CDS encoding MazG family protein encodes MHSREDFGARGVEAFGDGGRDRRKWDGVRAIWEIIDRLRGENGCPWDRKQTPASVQTYLLEEAHEASAAVRAGDTVEACEELGDLLFMVLFMIHLYEEAGTFRLEDVCRGIREKMIRRHPHVFGDVEVASVDEVRSNWERIKAAEKQGKKQTGQSVPASLPALVRAHRLLSRWADGGGGSREAGGEGTQPAVAPGPAADQAPGKSELTAQDVGKMLLQVVDLARRSGYRAEDCLHETLTALEKERNG; translated from the coding sequence ATGCATTCAAGGGAAGACTTCGGCGCTCGTGGTGTTGAGGCATTCGGGGACGGCGGCCGGGATCGGCGGAAATGGGACGGGGTTCGAGCCATCTGGGAAATCATCGATCGTCTGAGAGGTGAAAACGGTTGCCCCTGGGATCGGAAGCAGACGCCCGCAAGCGTTCAGACCTACCTGCTGGAAGAGGCGCACGAGGCTTCCGCGGCCGTTCGAGCGGGCGACACGGTGGAAGCCTGCGAGGAACTGGGGGATCTCCTCTTCATGGTGCTTTTCATGATCCACCTTTATGAAGAAGCCGGAACCTTCCGCCTTGAAGACGTCTGCCGTGGAATCCGCGAAAAGATGATCCGGCGCCATCCTCACGTGTTCGGCGACGTGGAGGTTGCATCCGTCGACGAAGTACGAAGCAACTGGGAACGGATAAAGGCCGCGGAAAAGCAAGGGAAGAAGCAAACAGGACAGAGCGTTCCCGCGAGTCTTCCGGCCCTGGTGCGGGCTCACCGGCTGCTGTCACGGTGGGCCGACGGAGGCGGGGGGAGCCGGGAGGCGGGCGGAGAAGGGACGCAGCCGGCGGTCGCGCCGGGTCCCGCCGCGGATCAGGCACCCGGAAAATCGGAGCTCACCGCTCAGGATGTGGGCAAGATGCTCCTCCAAGTGGTGGACCTGGCACGGCGTTCGGGCTACCGGGCCGAAGACTGCCTGCACGAAACCCTCACGGCGCTCGAAAAGGAACGGAACGGCTGA
- a CDS encoding CvpA family protein → MNLLDWVIGAAALLCLLRGVLRGAVSQVFGIAAVLGGFFLGLRWQEPIGLRLMESFPGLPKPSLVAFLVVFGLSWFIIGFAGHYAGSLLHKGGLGWLDRFLGAVVGIAKALVLAVVLLTLLTFFLSPEAPLLRNSRLAPYVHFLAQMVVRAAPEEVRQEFDRKREVIQRYWSHGREAARCIQGKTSALVVLRHSGTAAGIGGNGTGFEPSGKSSIV, encoded by the coding sequence ATGAACCTTCTGGACTGGGTGATCGGTGCCGCGGCTCTTTTGTGCCTCCTTCGAGGTGTCTTGCGGGGTGCCGTTTCACAGGTCTTCGGCATCGCGGCGGTGTTGGGCGGCTTTTTCCTGGGGCTTCGCTGGCAGGAACCCATCGGGTTGAGGCTTATGGAGAGCTTTCCGGGACTTCCCAAGCCCTCGCTGGTCGCCTTTCTGGTCGTGTTCGGACTTTCGTGGTTCATCATCGGTTTTGCCGGCCATTATGCCGGTTCCCTGCTGCACAAGGGAGGACTGGGGTGGCTGGACCGCTTTCTAGGGGCCGTGGTGGGCATCGCCAAGGCGCTCGTTTTGGCCGTGGTCCTTCTGACGCTCCTGACCTTTTTCCTCTCGCCCGAAGCGCCGCTCCTGCGAAATTCCAGGTTGGCGCCCTATGTGCACTTCCTGGCGCAGATGGTGGTGCGGGCGGCGCCCGAAGAGGTTCGTCAGGAATTCGACAGAAAAAGAGAAGTCATCCAGCGTTATTGGTCCCATGGGAGAGAGGCGGCACGATGCATTCAAGGGAAGACTTCGGCGCTCGTGGTGTTGAGGCATTCGGGGACGGCGGCCGGGATCGGCGGAAATGGGACGGGGTTCGAGCCATCTGGGAAATCATCGATCGTCTGA
- a CDS encoding PhoH family protein, whose amino-acid sequence MLAADQKRESDVTQEVVFDDIAVVQQLAGERNGHLQIIEKQLDVRVHLRGNRFTICGDRPQVEIARRLLEELAGLVRAEYPVYPGDIVYGIRILSDNIHRNLKEIFLDRVFVTSSRRVITPKSIKQKEYIEAIRHYDIVFGIGPAGTGKTYLAMAMAVAALGAEQVRRIILVRPAVEAGEKLGFLPGDLAEKVNPYLRPLYDALHDMMDFEKASKLLMRGAIEVAPLAFMRGRTLNEAFVILDEAQNTTSEQMKMFLTRLGMGSKAVITGDITQIDLPENKPSGLVQAMELLSDIRGIRFVFFSNRDVVRHRLVQDIIEAYDRYEERPSREHKTSNRDD is encoded by the coding sequence TTGCTGGCAGCCGATCAAAAAAGAGAGTCGGACGTTACTCAGGAAGTTGTCTTCGACGACATCGCCGTGGTGCAGCAACTGGCCGGCGAACGCAACGGCCATCTGCAGATCATCGAAAAGCAGCTGGACGTCCGAGTCCACCTTCGCGGCAACCGCTTCACCATTTGCGGCGACCGGCCCCAGGTGGAAATCGCCCGGAGACTCCTGGAAGAACTGGCGGGACTGGTCCGAGCCGAATACCCCGTCTATCCCGGCGACATCGTCTACGGCATCCGGATCCTCAGCGACAACATCCACCGAAACCTCAAAGAGATCTTTCTGGACCGCGTTTTCGTCACGTCGTCGCGGCGGGTGATCACGCCCAAGAGCATCAAGCAGAAGGAATACATCGAAGCCATCCGCCATTACGACATCGTGTTCGGGATCGGCCCCGCCGGGACGGGAAAGACCTACCTCGCCATGGCCATGGCCGTGGCGGCGCTCGGCGCCGAACAGGTGCGCCGGATCATCTTGGTGCGGCCGGCCGTGGAGGCCGGCGAAAAGCTGGGCTTCCTTCCGGGTGACTTGGCCGAAAAGGTCAACCCCTACCTCAGACCACTCTACGACGCGCTCCACGACATGATGGATTTCGAAAAGGCATCCAAGCTCCTCATGCGCGGCGCCATCGAAGTGGCGCCCCTCGCCTTCATGCGCGGGCGGACCCTGAACGAAGCCTTCGTCATTCTGGATGAAGCTCAGAACACCACCAGTGAACAGATGAAGATGTTTCTCACTCGTCTGGGCATGGGTTCCAAGGCCGTGATTACGGGCGACATCACCCAGATCGACCTGCCCGAAAACAAACCCTCCGGGCTGGTCCAGGCCATGGAACTTCTCAGTGACATCCGAGGCATCCGCTTCGTGTTTTTCAGTAACCGGGATGTGGTGAGGCACCGGTTGGTGCAGGACATCATCGAGGCATACGACCGATACGAAGAACGGCCAAGCCGCGAACACAAGACATCGAACCGGGACGACTGA
- a CDS encoding HD family phosphohydrolase: MLLVERLEKPEIQKALLLVGTSLIVALLLAPSLTVSTPSYSIGDVAKANLKAKRGFLLLDEEATRRKRLEAAASVPLVFDFHEKALPAVQSRLTRAFETMRSLQRKGDPDPQGIPAPDRAVETGWTPPTRADIDRRRYEVAMENRKTFEAMIGFRVPESVFRSLASEGFSVEIEEKLSTWLQKFMSQGIVANPTLVGIGEGNGSGDKPGRAVAVRHIPSLKEEIHSTVGVYRDLDSATAALSEAISEEVMDPELAEALIFLGSRLLEPNIFHNRVETEHREARAADAVKPVYVAIKKNEMLIREGQRIGVDELRKLQAYAEGRHEYHCFLAFITIFLFIALYLSLLIHVAHRHIPGFQLNIRDYLFLGAVLVLILAMGRYTAWISEAIGTTSSYIDHRTLVFATPLTTGAMLASIFFGVTPAFLFSLTLSLFLGILFGSDFDLFMFSLMGCFVGVHGVTPCRNRMIPIKTGLLVGCTNVIVVVLSMLFREQWPAPALFANASVAFCGGVMAGILVTGLAPLAEMGFGYTTDIKLLELASMDQPLLQELLLQAPGTYHHSIIVGNMVEAAAKSIGANSLLAKVAAYYHDIGKIRKPLYFIENQFDCENRHEKLAPSMSSLILISHVKEGVDLAKKHKLGQPIIDIIRQHHGRSLISYFYQKALDAREKAQSSKGADLPPINIEDYRYPGPKPQTKEAGLVMLADIVEAACRSLNEPTPARIQGLVNKLINNVFIDGQLDECELTLKDLHQIAKHFNQILATVHHKRIEYPSVPQPGTKARGHASDPNQREPKCDRDRSSTSGEGSRNDLKRLGLH; encoded by the coding sequence ATGCTGCTCGTCGAACGGCTGGAAAAGCCGGAAATCCAGAAAGCCTTGCTCCTGGTGGGAACGAGCCTCATCGTCGCCTTGCTGCTGGCCCCGTCTCTGACCGTTTCCACGCCGTCCTATTCCATTGGCGATGTGGCCAAAGCCAATCTCAAGGCCAAGCGGGGCTTCCTGCTCCTGGACGAGGAGGCCACCCGACGCAAACGCCTGGAAGCGGCCGCATCGGTGCCCTTGGTGTTCGATTTTCATGAAAAAGCCCTTCCGGCCGTCCAATCTCGGCTGACCCGAGCCTTTGAAACAATGCGTTCGCTGCAGCGCAAGGGCGACCCGGATCCCCAGGGGATACCCGCCCCGGACCGGGCGGTCGAAACCGGGTGGACGCCGCCCACGCGCGCTGATATCGACCGCCGTCGCTACGAGGTGGCCATGGAAAATCGGAAGACGTTCGAGGCGATGATCGGTTTCCGCGTGCCGGAAAGCGTCTTCCGCTCCCTCGCGTCGGAAGGCTTTTCAGTGGAGATCGAGGAAAAGCTCTCCACGTGGCTGCAAAAGTTCATGAGCCAGGGCATCGTCGCCAACCCCACCCTCGTGGGTATAGGCGAAGGAAACGGCTCAGGAGACAAACCGGGGCGTGCCGTCGCCGTCAGGCACATACCGTCCCTCAAGGAAGAGATCCATTCGACCGTCGGCGTTTACCGGGATCTGGACAGCGCCACGGCGGCGTTGAGCGAAGCGATTTCCGAGGAAGTCATGGACCCCGAGCTCGCCGAGGCCCTCATATTCCTCGGTTCCCGCCTGCTGGAACCCAACATCTTTCACAACCGGGTGGAAACGGAGCACCGGGAGGCCAGGGCGGCCGATGCGGTGAAGCCCGTGTACGTGGCCATCAAGAAAAACGAAATGCTGATACGCGAAGGTCAGCGCATCGGCGTTGATGAATTAAGAAAACTTCAGGCCTATGCGGAGGGACGTCACGAATATCACTGTTTCCTGGCCTTTATTACAATCTTTCTTTTTATTGCGCTGTATCTCTCTCTTTTGATCCATGTAGCTCACCGCCACATCCCTGGATTTCAACTCAACATCCGGGACTACCTCTTCCTGGGCGCGGTCTTGGTGCTCATTCTGGCCATGGGCCGCTACACCGCCTGGATCTCCGAAGCCATCGGAACCACTTCCAGCTATATCGATCACCGAACCCTCGTCTTCGCCACCCCCCTCACCACCGGAGCCATGCTGGCGAGCATCTTTTTCGGTGTCACTCCCGCATTCCTCTTCTCACTGACGTTGAGTCTCTTTCTCGGGATTCTCTTCGGCTCCGACTTCGATCTTTTCATGTTCTCTCTCATGGGTTGCTTTGTGGGGGTGCACGGGGTGACTCCGTGCCGCAACCGCATGATTCCCATAAAGACGGGGCTGCTGGTGGGATGCACCAACGTGATCGTGGTGGTCCTGAGCATGCTGTTTCGGGAGCAATGGCCGGCGCCGGCGCTTTTCGCCAACGCATCGGTGGCGTTCTGCGGCGGGGTGATGGCCGGCATCCTGGTCACGGGGCTGGCCCCCCTGGCCGAGATGGGCTTCGGCTACACCACCGACATCAAGCTTCTGGAACTGGCCAGCATGGATCAACCCCTCCTCCAGGAACTGCTCCTTCAGGCTCCGGGAACCTATCACCACAGCATCATCGTGGGAAACATGGTGGAAGCGGCGGCCAAGTCCATCGGGGCCAATTCGCTGCTGGCCAAGGTGGCCGCCTATTACCACGATATCGGAAAGATCCGAAAACCCTTGTATTTCATCGAAAACCAATTCGACTGCGAGAACCGGCACGAAAAACTGGCGCCGTCCATGAGCAGCCTCATCCTCATCTCCCACGTGAAAGAAGGCGTGGACCTGGCCAAGAAGCACAAGCTGGGGCAGCCCATCATCGACATCATCCGTCAACACCACGGCCGGAGCCTCATTTCGTACTTCTACCAAAAGGCCCTGGATGCCCGCGAAAAGGCACAATCTTCCAAGGGGGCCGATCTTCCACCCATCAACATTGAAGACTACCGTTACCCGGGTCCGAAGCCCCAGACCAAGGAAGCCGGGCTGGTGATGTTGGCCGACATCGTGGAAGCGGCCTGCCGGTCTCTGAACGAACCCACCCCCGCCCGCATCCAGGGGCTCGTGAACAAGCTCATCAACAACGTTTTCATCGACGGGCAGCTGGACGAGTGCGAACTGACGCTCAAGGACCTTCACCAGATCGCCAAGCATTTCAATCAGATCCTCGCCACGGTTCACCATAAGCGCATCGAGTACCCAAGTGTGCCGCAGCCCGGAACGAAAGCCAGAGGACATGCCTCGGATCCAAATCAGCGAGAACCAAAATGCGATCGCGATCGATCTTCCACGTCTGGAGAAGGCAGCCGAAACGATCTTAAACGCCTTGGGCTGCACTGA
- the ybeY gene encoding rRNA maturation RNase YbeY, with protein sequence MPRIQISENQNAIAIDLPRLEKAAETILNALGCTDAELSVLIVDDGEMTRLNREFRGVDETTDVLAFPMREGEYSDVEPDLLGDVVISAPTARILAETHGTPLEAVLDLLLVHGTLHLLGFDHDEPEEARLMDAKTIELLRTLGHGAHQAIGWYTTSSSRP encoded by the coding sequence ATGCCTCGGATCCAAATCAGCGAGAACCAAAATGCGATCGCGATCGATCTTCCACGTCTGGAGAAGGCAGCCGAAACGATCTTAAACGCCTTGGGCTGCACTGACGCGGAGCTGAGCGTTCTGATCGTGGACGATGGCGAGATGACCCGTCTGAACCGGGAATTCCGGGGCGTGGACGAGACCACCGACGTGCTGGCCTTTCCCATGCGCGAGGGGGAATATTCCGACGTTGAGCCGGACCTGCTGGGGGATGTGGTGATTTCGGCCCCCACCGCCCGAATCTTGGCCGAAACACACGGAACCCCCCTTGAAGCCGTCCTGGATCTGCTCCTGGTTCACGGAACGCTTCACCTGCTCGGTTTCGACCACGACGAACCGGAGGAAGCCAGGCTCATGGACGCGAAGACCATCGAGCTTCTGAGAACCCTCGGACACGGGGCACATCAGGCCATCGGCTGGTACACGACCTCCAGTTCCCGACCTTGA
- a CDS encoding pyridoxine 5'-phosphate synthase, whose amino-acid sequence MVRLAINVDHVATVRQARRGAEPDPVTAAALAELGGAQGIVVHLREDRRHIQDRDVEILRKTVKTRLNLEMAATKEMVETALAVKPDIVTLVPEKRQELTTEGGLDVVLYEDALRSAVKTLHDGGILVSLFINPDPRQVKTAHKLDADCVELHTGMFSEARSFVQRQDEFERLETAAKLAHKLGLAILAGHGVDYQNIYWLRNLPEVEEFSIGHAVIARAMLVGMERAVREMLALLSR is encoded by the coding sequence GTGGTACGACTTGCGATCAACGTGGATCACGTGGCCACGGTCCGCCAGGCTCGACGGGGGGCCGAACCGGACCCCGTTACGGCGGCGGCCCTGGCGGAACTGGGGGGCGCCCAAGGGATCGTCGTGCACCTGAGGGAAGACCGGCGTCACATCCAGGATCGCGATGTGGAAATCCTTCGCAAGACGGTCAAGACGCGCCTCAACCTGGAAATGGCCGCCACCAAGGAAATGGTGGAGACCGCGCTCGCCGTCAAACCGGACATCGTGACCCTGGTGCCCGAAAAACGCCAGGAGCTCACCACCGAAGGGGGTCTGGACGTGGTTCTCTACGAGGACGCTCTGCGAAGCGCAGTCAAGACCCTCCATGACGGCGGGATTCTTGTGAGCCTTTTCATCAATCCGGACCCGCGCCAGGTCAAGACAGCCCATAAGTTGGACGCCGACTGCGTGGAACTGCACACCGGGATGTTCTCGGAAGCGCGGTCATTCGTACAACGCCAGGATGAATTCGAACGGCTGGAGACCGCCGCCAAACTGGCTCACAAGCTGGGGCTCGCTATCCTCGCCGGCCACGGCGTGGATTATCAGAATATTTATTGGCTTCGGAACCTCCCCGAGGTGGAAGAGTTCAGCATCGGCCATGCCGTGATCGCCCGTGCCATGCTGGTGGGGATGGAGCGAGCCGTGAGGGAAATGCTGGCGCTTCTGAGCAGGTAG
- the acpS gene encoding holo-ACP synthase yields the protein MAVYGVGIDLVRVDRIRRNVERWGERFEERLFTRAERGFCAGTNRKVSCLALRFAAKEAFSKALGRGMRSPILWQDVEVRSGPLGKPEIELSSRAEAFCRELGIRYWHLSLTDDGDYGAAVVILER from the coding sequence ATGGCCGTCTACGGCGTCGGCATCGACTTGGTCCGGGTGGATCGCATCCGGCGGAACGTGGAGCGGTGGGGCGAACGTTTTGAAGAGCGCCTTTTCACCCGTGCGGAACGCGGGTTCTGTGCCGGAACCAACCGGAAGGTATCGTGCCTGGCCTTGCGGTTTGCGGCCAAAGAGGCCTTCTCCAAGGCGCTCGGCCGCGGCATGCGTTCCCCCATACTCTGGCAGGACGTCGAAGTCAGAAGCGGTCCGCTGGGGAAGCCGGAGATTGAGCTGTCGTCGAGGGCCGAGGCCTTCTGCAGGGAACTAGGGATTCGTTACTGGCATTTGAGCCTCACCGACGACGGTGACTACGGCGCGGCGGTGGTGATCTTGGAACGGTAG
- a CDS encoding NAD(P)H-hydrate dehydratase has translation MLLEDGAAAMLLVTASEMAEMDRRTIEDIGIPGAVLMENAARGAAAFFEQVVPDLVQRRIVVLAGSGNNGGDGFVLARLFFNKGARVRTVCLRPPDRLKGDALTNFRILEKIGVPVAVWDESQDFKAQFEAVEDADVIVDAILGTGLQSEVRGLYRRVIDAVNALGNPVLSVDIPSGIDGSTGRVMGTAIRATATATFALAKIGHAVPPGEEHSGILKVIDIGIPPLVAHGSGIRRFLLDAAACAPWLRPRPAETHKGHAGHLGVLAGSPGKTGAAALLCQGAAKAGAGLVTLFVPSGLNPIMEVKLTEVMTLPISQTLEGTASLEALEGILGFMEDKEAFAMGPGSSLQPETRELMRRLVTEIRCPAVLDADALTAVSEDPAVLSRAQAPLILTPHPGEMARLTGESTGTIQADRLGTASRFSEKHGVFLVLKGHRTVVAAPDGRLAVNGSGTPAMASGGMGDVLTGLIGAFLAQGFDPFEAACLGVYIHGAAAEEVHAAVATRGLLASEILPAIPIVIGRLERSP, from the coding sequence ATGTTGCTTGAGGATGGAGCGGCGGCGATGCTTCTCGTGACGGCTTCGGAAATGGCGGAAATGGATCGGCGGACCATCGAGGACATAGGGATCCCGGGCGCGGTGCTGATGGAAAATGCCGCGCGCGGGGCCGCGGCCTTTTTCGAACAGGTGGTTCCCGATCTGGTCCAGCGCCGGATCGTGGTGCTGGCGGGAAGCGGAAACAACGGCGGAGACGGTTTCGTCCTGGCCAGGCTCTTTTTCAACAAGGGCGCCCGGGTGCGCACGGTGTGTCTCCGCCCGCCGGATCGCCTCAAGGGCGACGCCCTCACCAACTTTCGAATCCTGGAAAAGATCGGAGTTCCCGTCGCGGTGTGGGACGAGTCCCAGGATTTCAAGGCTCAATTCGAAGCCGTCGAAGACGCCGATGTCATCGTGGACGCCATTCTGGGAACCGGGCTTCAGAGCGAAGTCCGCGGCCTTTATCGCCGCGTCATCGATGCGGTGAACGCCCTAGGAAACCCCGTCCTCTCCGTGGACATCCCATCGGGGATCGACGGCTCCACGGGGAGGGTCATGGGAACCGCCATACGGGCCACCGCCACCGCGACGTTCGCTCTTGCGAAGATCGGCCACGCGGTGCCGCCCGGCGAAGAGCATTCAGGGATCCTGAAGGTGATCGACATCGGGATCCCGCCCCTGGTGGCGCACGGAAGCGGGATCCGAAGATTCCTGCTGGACGCCGCCGCCTGCGCCCCGTGGCTCCGCCCCCGCCCGGCCGAAACTCACAAGGGACATGCGGGCCATCTGGGAGTCCTCGCCGGATCCCCGGGAAAAACCGGCGCCGCCGCACTCCTTTGCCAGGGAGCCGCCAAGGCCGGCGCCGGACTGGTGACGCTCTTCGTCCCCTCCGGCCTCAATCCCATCATGGAAGTGAAACTCACTGAAGTCATGACGCTCCCCATTTCCCAGACCCTCGAAGGCACCGCTTCCCTGGAAGCCTTGGAAGGCATCCTCGGCTTCATGGAAGACAAAGAGGCCTTCGCCATGGGCCCGGGAAGCTCTCTTCAACCTGAAACCCGGGAACTCATGCGGCGGCTGGTCACGGAAATCCGGTGTCCTGCGGTACTCGACGCCGACGCCCTCACCGCCGTTTCCGAAGATCCGGCGGTCCTGAGCCGCGCCCAGGCACCGCTGATCCTCACCCCGCATCCCGGCGAGATGGCACGCCTCACCGGAGAAAGCACCGGCACGATCCAGGCGGACCGACTTGGAACCGCCTCCCGGTTCAGTGAGAAGCACGGCGTCTTTCTGGTGCTGAAGGGACACCGCACGGTGGTCGCGGCGCCTGACGGCAGGCTGGCCGTTAACGGTTCCGGCACCCCGGCCATGGCGAGCGGCGGCATGGGAGATGTCCTTACGGGACTCATCGGAGCTTTTCTGGCTCAGGGATTCGATCCGTTCGAAGCGGCCTGCCTGGGGGTCTACATTCACGGTGCCGCGGCGGAAGAGGTTCACGCCGCCGTCGCCACCCGAGGCCTTCTCGCCTCGGAAATCCTTCCCGCCATCCCCATCGTGATCGGCCGATTGGAGCGCTCCCCGTGA
- the tsaE gene encoding tRNA (adenosine(37)-N6)-threonylcarbamoyltransferase complex ATPase subunit type 1 TsaE, with protein sequence MTVVIVRSRSTEDTLRLARLIGSLLQPGDVVALWGELGAGKTLMAGGIARSLGVPPDVPVTSPTFTFINEYEGSLHFYHLDLYRLSHPDELETLPWREALYGEGAAAVEWPDRLGEALPEERWDIHLAIMDEHSRDIRVRPPRPQAFRELCNRLKNEGLKWEADA encoded by the coding sequence GTGACGGTGGTGATCGTCCGTTCAAGGAGTACAGAGGATACCCTGAGACTCGCCCGGCTGATCGGTTCGCTCCTGCAGCCCGGCGACGTGGTGGCCCTGTGGGGCGAACTGGGCGCGGGGAAGACCCTCATGGCAGGGGGCATCGCCCGATCTCTGGGCGTCCCCCCCGACGTTCCCGTGACCAGCCCCACCTTCACGTTCATCAACGAGTACGAGGGAAGCCTTCATTTCTACCACCTGGATCTCTACCGGTTGAGTCATCCCGACGAACTGGAAACGCTGCCCTGGCGCGAGGCGCTCTACGGAGAAGGTGCGGCGGCCGTCGAGTGGCCCGACCGCCTGGGCGAAGCCCTTCCCGAGGAGCGCTGGGATATTCATCTCGCCATTATGGACGAACATTCCAGGGATATCCGCGTTCGGCCTCCCCGGCCGCAGGCGTTCCGGGAACTGTGCAACCGATTGAAAAACGAAGGGCTGAAGTGGGAAGCCGACGCCTGA
- a CDS encoding deoxyribodipyrimidine photolyase, with protein MESVPRCRIQPFNAAPVHKEGGYVLYWMTAARRLRWNFGLQRAVECSKEWNRPLLILEALRCDYPWANARLHRFILEGMRENALGLQGTPVFYYPFIEWNPGQGKGLLEALSKRACTVVADWFPAFFIPNMIRAAARKIDVRLEAVDGNGLLPLEAAGGTFQTAHAFRRFLQKNLRPHLFEFPEPDPIGSGALPPFQGTMTEVASNWPSALEHLLSDDDTWWDGIPLDRSVSPGWCHGGEGEARRRLDTFVRSRLPRYAEGRPHPDEDAESGLSPYLHFGHLSAHEIFSRIADEEEWTFERLASASTGSRTGWWGMSENAEAFLDQLVTWRELGFNMCHHRDDYDRYASLPDWARKTLAVHAADPRPFLYEPEAFETAATHDPIWNAAQTQLTTEGRIHNYLRMLWGKKILHWTRSPEEAVAVMLELNNKYALDGRDPNSYSGIFWILGRYDRPWGPERPVFGKVRYMSSKNTARKLRMSDYLERYRP; from the coding sequence ATGGAAAGCGTCCCACGCTGCCGCATTCAACCCTTCAATGCCGCTCCCGTCCACAAGGAAGGCGGCTACGTCCTGTACTGGATGACCGCGGCGCGAAGGCTTCGCTGGAATTTCGGCCTTCAACGGGCGGTGGAATGTTCGAAGGAATGGAACAGACCGCTTTTGATCCTGGAAGCGCTGCGCTGCGACTACCCTTGGGCGAATGCCCGCCTCCACCGGTTCATCTTGGAAGGCATGAGGGAAAACGCCCTGGGGCTCCAGGGGACGCCCGTCTTTTACTACCCGTTCATCGAATGGAATCCCGGTCAAGGAAAGGGATTGCTCGAGGCCCTTTCAAAAAGGGCCTGCACCGTCGTGGCCGATTGGTTTCCGGCCTTTTTCATTCCCAACATGATCCGCGCGGCCGCCCGTAAGATAGATGTCCGTCTTGAAGCCGTCGACGGCAACGGGCTCCTGCCGCTCGAAGCCGCCGGCGGGACCTTTCAAACCGCCCACGCCTTCCGCCGCTTCCTGCAGAAAAACCTGCGTCCCCATCTTTTCGAATTTCCGGAACCGGACCCCATTGGATCCGGAGCGCTTCCTCCGTTCCAAGGCACTATGACGGAGGTCGCGTCCAATTGGCCTTCCGCCCTCGAACACCTGCTGTCCGATGACGACACCTGGTGGGATGGAATCCCTTTGGATCGTTCCGTTTCGCCGGGATGGTGCCACGGAGGTGAAGGGGAAGCCCGCCGCCGCCTGGACACTTTTGTCCGCAGCCGGTTGCCCCGCTACGCCGAAGGACGTCCCCACCCCGACGAAGACGCCGAAAGCGGCCTGTCCCCCTACCTGCATTTCGGCCACCTTTCGGCCCACGAAATCTTCAGCCGCATTGCGGACGAAGAAGAATGGACCTTCGAACGGCTGGCTTCCGCTTCCACGGGAAGCCGCACGGGGTGGTGGGGCATGAGCGAAAACGCCGAAGCGTTCCTTGATCAGCTGGTAACCTGGCGCGAACTGGGATTCAACATGTGCCACCACCGCGACGACTACGACCGCTATGCGTCTCTGCCCGACTGGGCTCGGAAGACTCTCGCCGTGCACGCCGCAGACCCGCGCCCCTTCCTGTATGAACCGGAGGCCTTCGAAACCGCCGCCACCCACGACCCCATCTGGAACGCCGCCCAGACGCAGCTCACGACCGAAGGCCGCATCCACAATTACCTGCGGATGCTTTGGGGTAAGAAAATCCTTCACTGGACACGTTCGCCCGAAGAGGCCGTGGCCGTCATGCTGGAACTCAACAACAAGTACGCCCTCGACGGCCGGGACCCCAATTCGTACAGCGGCATCTTCTGGATCCTGGGCCGTTACGACCGCCCCTGGGGCCCGGAACGGCCGGTCTTCGGGAAGGTGCGCTACATGAGTTCAAAAAATACGGCGAGGAAGCTGCGGATGAGCGACTATCTGGAGCGCTATCGTCCTTAA
- a CDS encoding MgtC/SapB family protein yields MWLQQEYFTEIGKLLLAALLGGAIGFERESHGQSAGFRTNLLVCMGACLMMLLSLHMESLYRHLDEDSVVRVDPGRIASYAIASMGFLGAGAIIKGKGSVRGLTTAASLWLVTGVGLSVGAGYLLPAVFTTLVSLVILYNLRVIKIGIPRDIYTILTLTFQGCDRPLGEIRNVLSEYPELDLRFVNYHCSMKDCTVTYRLRFISKDNIGWGKITGRLKMLPGLVELRWDESDVP; encoded by the coding sequence ATGTGGCTGCAGCAGGAATATTTCACCGAAATCGGCAAACTGCTCCTGGCGGCGCTCCTCGGAGGCGCCATCGGGTTCGAACGGGAATCCCACGGCCAGTCGGCGGGTTTTCGCACCAACCTGCTCGTCTGCATGGGCGCCTGCCTCATGATGCTGCTTTCACTCCACATGGAATCCCTGTACCGCCACCTGGACGAGGACTCAGTGGTCAGGGTAGACCCCGGGAGGATCGCTTCTTACGCCATCGCCAGCATGGGTTTCCTGGGAGCGGGAGCCATCATCAAGGGTAAAGGAAGTGTTCGGGGACTCACCACGGCGGCGAGCCTCTGGCTGGTGACCGGTGTCGGGTTGTCCGTCGGTGCGGGCTATCTTCTTCCCGCCGTCTTCACGACCCTGGTGAGTCTTGTCATTCTCTACAATCTTCGGGTCATCAAAATCGGCATCCCCCGCGACATCTACACCATCCTGACCCTCACCTTCCAGGGCTGTGACCGGCCCTTAGGCGAGATACGCAACGTGCTGTCGGAATACCCGGAACTGGATCTCAGATTCGTCAATTACCATTGCAGTATGAAAGACTGCACCGTCACCTACCGCCTGCGGTTCATCAGCAAGGACAACATCGGCTGGGGGAAAATCACCGGGCGCCTCAAGATGCTGCCGGGCCTGGTGGAACTCCGTTGGGATGAAAGCGACGTGCCCTGA